A stretch of DNA from Augochlora pura isolate Apur16 chromosome 8, APUR_v2.2.1, whole genome shotgun sequence:
TGACCACGGACGTAACACATGAGAACGAATTGTGTCAAGTTTCTCGCCGCTGTCATTTGACGAAGTTTCCTTAACCGTCGTGTTGGATTTATTTTCTACCTGGCTTCGAAACAgttaaattagtttttaatcATTAGGTATGGCAGATACGACCGTGGACGCGACACGCcgtttaaatgttaaaaaacagACCCTAGACGACGCTTATGCAGCGCCTGCAAATTTCCTCGAGATTGACGTGATTAATCCAGTCACACACGGCGTCGGCAAGAAACGGTATACTGATTATGAAGTTCGCATGAGGGTaagtaaaatttctttcgtttgaCAGACTCATCCTCCTTTGTTGATATCGCGATGGGTTAGAAAAATACCTTTGTCATTTCATCTCCTgcgacaattttcttttttaccgCTTAAATATAAAGCACCGCGTATtattatcgaatgaaatgcACTGACGTGGACtttagattataaatttaatcaaattacattCCGTCACGAATTCATAAATCGTTTAACTAATGCGCACATTTGCGATTGTCTCCTTTCCGGTCAAAATTGTGTACTGCAGTTGATGCACGCGCCCGGTCgcaatattgttaattttctgtCTTTAAATGCCATCTATCAGGTATCTTCTCAGTGTTTGGcgttatttttcaatacataGAAGATTAATAAGATTTGAATTCGTTGTAATAATGTCATTAGGTTCATCAATCGAATGTATCATGGGCAGTGTCTGTTATCTTACTTTAGGTGATAAAAAAGAAcagatacaaaaatttatgtgATGCTTGGGTCCATTTATAGAATCatagattaaattatactaatgATTCTGTAAccagtaattaatataagtaaCTCATGTTTTACTTCAAATGTTTATCTAAGGATAAtctagtattaattttatgtctATGTTTCGACTGCTTTAAATTGAagtcatttataaaatgactTGTACAAAATGTCAAATGAACCATCACTATGAatcatacattttatataatgtaaaatatatattcttttaagcTACGATAGTCAATAAAGGATGTAAtcaactgttttattaatggCTATGatagttaatttttgtttttgttcaGACAAACCTACCAGTTTTTAAAGTTAAAGATTCTACAGTGAGGAGAAGGTATAGTGACTTTGAATGGCTAAGGAATGAATTAGAAAGGGATAGCAAGGTCAGTTGgtaatttcattaacatttattatttcatatagaATGTAGGtatttacagatttttcatgttacattaaaaatacattttctatttttatagattgtAGTGCCTCCATTACCAGGGAAGGCCTGGAAACGCCAGATGCCTTTTCGAGGAGATGATGGTATTTTTGAAGAAGATTTTATTGAAGATCGAAGGAAAGGCTTAGAGGAATTCGTTAATAagtatgtatatttgtaaCTTGGAAAGCTATAGCTTATTACTGTAGTTTGTAatcttaatttgtttaaataataaataatttattttttcagaatAGCAGGACATCCACTAGCTCAGAATGAAAGATGTTTACATATGTTTCTGCAAGAAGCTGTAATAGACAAGAACTACGTACCTGGAAAAATACGTAATACATAGGTTACAATAAGATTCATTGCAAGTATATTTTCCTCCCCAccttcaatatttaaagtcATATTTGACTATGTTAAAAGtttattctcaaattttttaagggatccttctatatttatatgcaatatttaatcgagCTTTCAATGCTGTGATGTCAAATTACAAAACCTGTTTCTTTGGAAGTATTTGTGTTTAAAACTTTGTGTATTACATATTCGGAAGGATCTAAGTGTCATTATAACTCACTGAATCAGtgtgatacaattttcttatttgcGTTTTGTTtaatgatattgaaataacattGGCTTTTcgtaaaaaagtatataattttatatttattattactttcagAGATTGCAGAGTAATATTAGATGCAACAgttcaattaatatacaaatacgaaatttatgaatcCCAAAATATGACTTAGAATTGAAATATCAAGAcgaaagctatttatttacaagttgttcaatattaacagtaataaGTAGTTTTCTCTTGCTTTTTTTAAAGACAATTTGAGTAAAATTCTGTATATATTTGTGGTATCATTGCaaacatatattttcaaatcaaaaGTATTTAGAGTAAGATAAggagaaatagaagaagagtATAATATTTGCGAGTTACAGTTTTCCATTGGACAACTTGTAAAAagcatataaattaatgtataaacaGTGCTATTGCAACTAGAAGAATAAGATATAATTCAGTTAAAAAGTGAAGATAAatctcttaaaaattgtttataatttcatattctcTACGTGAAAGGAGTGttaagaaatcgaaaatttactGAACGTAAttctttgtttattaatgataaaagtatatataactAAGGCGTTTTGAATCTCCTTGTTATATACTTCTTGTTCTATTGTGACAATAgaatacagaaataatattgtactgGAACCAACAGTAAAATCAATAACTTCTATGTTgtgtttttatattctttaaatttacaCTATAAGCAACATTTCGTAAAAGTTTGTAATTGTCAAAGGGACTGTGTACAGGGCGTAGAAAAAGAAAGCTGTTTCTCTCTACTGTTTCTCATTTAAGTTTTCATTATACTCTATTATACTAGTGTACATATATACCTGTGTATGCATTAACACGCATACATAGACTCTCACATATTCACAGGAGTATTGTATatcactataaatattaagagatataaAAGATGATTAAGACTGTGACTTACATACTACTTTAAAGCTTTGGTATTTAGTAAACAAAAAAGTCTTAATAAACGTTTCTacttcgtttaaaaatatatatatatatatacatatggaagttattaatgaaaatgcaactgtaaaaaaaattcaactaacaattttatatgattcaTAAGGAAACATTTCTACAAGAAAAATCGTTACTATGCTTTTCCATTTACACTGCATTTCTTTTGTATGCATACCTTTGGACAATCAACGTTTAACATACTTCTTTATTGCGTTTCTATCTTGAAACTAATATGTACATTGTTGCCTTAAACTAcatctaaatttaaaatttttcaaagttaaataattatggcGCTAGTAATCCAATTGTATtaagataaatttttctctttaatgAATTAAGACTATGTATTTATACTTATAAGTATACATCCTGTTTAgttctaatgaattttttatttttaaaatatgtttctatATATTTGCTCACGCAGTCTTGCtctgaaaatacaaaaataaatattacttatttcacGCTGTAGCacattacttttattaaatgtattttatattatattaatggtCACTCACCAGGAaaagtattttcaataataagcaTATCGGCTATGTGCTTTgcaactattttaaaaagctGTCTGTTCTTTATTCTTCGTTTCTTATAAAATGGCATTAGATGCTTTACTATCCATGGTGCTATCCTCTCTTTACATGCAGTTAAATGCTCTTCAATACAGATTGGTGAATCTGGCATCATATCTTCGTCGTCCGATTCTCCGAAtagttcaataaatttttctcttatcCTTCTGTGTTTTCTATAATTCGTTAGAGACAGCTCGGTCATTTTTGTCTTTAACTTTGAAACCTGATACACGCGTTCAACAAACCAAATGCTGTGCATCTTGCGCTTTTGTTTAGTTTCAGGAGTATCATTTTCTACTCCTAACAACTTATTGGCTTccctatttttcatttctttgtaATAACTAAAACTATATCTCCCAGTATTTACATTGGATGGTTTTACATTATTGcttttaacattaaactttGTACTGTCATTGCTTTCAGGTATACAAATAGAGTCATTGGAATTAAGTGGAAAAAAAGATTCTGTCTccaaacatattttattgatttctttGTCCACGTTAGCCTTGCTTACCCCTGAATGTTTCTCTATTAATGTCATTAAATCACTACTATCATCACTGTCACAAAACATGTCTTCCATGTGTTGCAAAAGTGAATCTTGAGAATGTTCATCCTCATTTTGAATATTGGATGgattatttaacatttgaGTATTTGAATTGTCCTGTGTGCAACTGAATATGTCACATTCttctttaattactttttcctTGACTGTTATTGTATCAGATAGATCTTCATCcaacttaattttaaatgtgtTCTGTTCTAATTCATTGCAGCAAGTAGAATTCACAGTGGGTGAAGCTGTATTGTTGCAATTATCAGATATATccttttgaatttcttttgtatCTATTGCGTCTACTTCTCCCTTGAGAGGCAAGTCTTTTTGTTCCTCAAAAGACAATTCTTCACAATTAGACGTAATGCAAATACTTTGAatgttatcaattttttccaattctgCCCACGAATTAATAGTCTGAACACCAACATCTACTTTCGTTGGTGgagtttctaaaaatattactaactTCTTATAAGCTTTCTTGTCCAAGGTGTAAGACTTCACATCTGAAATCTATTAGTGTCTTACTTTTTACTGTTAATTGAACTAATAAGTTTgctaatttacataaatatgaTAAACTTACCATCTTCAACATATTTTGTCTATACAAAGTTGCCTCTAAAGATGATCGAACAGCATGCAATTCCATTTGATTTGcacattttttcaattgttcaCATGATATATCTTTGTCTTTATCATTATAGTAAAGAATGTAATTGGTGAGTAAACATTTATGGAGGTAAGAATAATATACTGCACGAACCTGTAATCCAAAACATTGATTCAAATTAAACATCTatcaaaaattcgaatttaaacTGACAAGCACCAGACTGTAAAAATCCAAGAGAATCATTATTTACTAGCAAATGGAAGTACACGTTTAAATGATTaacattttaagaaattattttgttgtgTTCATGAAACATGCCTTCGTAGTCAATCGAAGAAATTCATCGTTTGGATCGATGGGAAACTGAAATTTGTTCGTCGAAAGTGAAGGTAATGATATTGacaaaagattattaatatcttcgaGACTAGTATTGTCATCATCGGTATCCAGGATATCGAATTCGTCTCGTTCCTTCTTCAATGAGAATgatttatctttttcttccattgtagtcattttatttcatagtttGTTGACAAACGttaactatttcaaatttctcaCTTGACAAGCCTCGTAAATATTCACCGCGCAACAATGTCATGTTCAACGTTTTTGTGAATTAAAGACATAGCTTCTGCTCTATGAAACGAGCATAACACTTTAGTAAATCTCTGTTCGTATGTCAgtgcaataaataaaccaaTCTTCTGTATTCCAACAAagataatgtttattatatgtacatatatacacatttaactatatatgtataataatagtggATTGCTAGCGAAGCTAACTTCATGCTTGTCGATAGTTGTTGAAGTCGTTTTTCCAgcaatcaataatatttataaaagtattatgaAAAAACTAATGTAGATTAAAAACTTCtttaaattgatgaaattgaGGAAAATGTTATCaacattctatttaaattaataactattctttgtaaatttatGTATTCATTAAATCATTACTGTTCCCTGTTAAGGGTgttcatatacatatgtatatatatactattaattattatgatgtttttatttgaatttgacAAACAAAAAAGCTCAGAACCGAGACACTGCCAAATGCAATTGAATTAAGTACTCCTctattattcctttattattaattggaaTCAAATATGTAACTCCATGATAATCAGAACTGAATTGTATTTATCTTGATAATCAGTAgcacaaaattataatgtttggTGTCAAAATACTCCTAAGAATTTCACGCATCGGATCTATAGCATAAATTGCCATActtatgatttttaaacaaatttccgTTTATCGGCTACAAAATACTATAACCACGTAGCGGTAAATATGTGAACTAAATTTCTTCtcgtatatacaatataaaacagagttattaaaaacattgattatgataaaattaaggccttgcaaaattaaaacaacattgcaaaatataaataaaatttgactaCAAGTAGAATTCAAATTAACCAGTATGTTTGGATCGGGTTggcattaatatttcatttgattagTAGTGAATGTGTAAAAATGATCCTGAAGTACATATAAactttatacttttattattacattgtttataaatatatgaaagaactgaatattataacaaaaattacgaaacacagaataaaaaatttatttcaatgacaatcttcatttatttttgtactcTGTTGATACCAGTTTTTATGAGGAAAGTACCAGATCTGTGTCAATATACAAGCTGTTTCAATGTTTCATACATTAATAATGAACTAAAATGCATCAGTTATCTCTTGTTTCTGGTTCTTCATCATATGCAGCCATGACCTTTTCCATTATTTCCCAAAGTTTGTCCCTTGTTAAGTCTTTACAAAATACCTGAAAATTACATAGATAGTCTATTtcatagtaaataatttacgatattaacatttttaacgattttcaaTTCTTACATTGAACCATGGTTGTTGGTCACATTCGTCCATTAATGGTACTACAACGCCATAAATCTGTAgtgataaattaatacagGCAATGGCTATTAAATTTGGTGGATAATCAAGTATAGCAGGTGAATGATGAAAGTCTTGTAGAAGTGCCATACTGGTCTTTGCAACTGGATACTTTGACCATTCTTCTTCTCCAAACCATGCCTGTAAGGACCTTAGATAGTGCAGCATATActaaaacaagaaaattttattacataatgcTCTAAGTCATAACATACATTTTAACCATctcttttattaaagtaataattactttatgtGGATGTACTGGAGTCACTTGAAACTTCAGCATACGCATAATTAAAAGTTCTGCCTGAACAATTGCATCTCTCATGCTCCAATACTGATCTCCTAGCTCTAAGGGTTGTGATCCTCTGTGTAGTGTGCTATAAGAGACATTCATTACAtctcttatttttaaaatgtcatCTTTCACTTTTCCTGCTAGATAAAGACAAGTTGCTGCAATCAgctgaaatatataaaaaatttatataaatattaattatgctaAATGAATAAGTCTACATTAGAATTAGTTCTGTAGTTGCTTACGTAGTTATCATAGCCTCCTGGGGCAGCCTCCTTTATAAACCTATGGTACAAAGTTGCAGCTGTCGCAATAGTTAATGGATGAGCTTCTAGTTTCAACCctgtaatttacaaaattagtaaaaaaatttaatcacAGCTACAGTGGAAATTCTCTACCTTGTATACAGGAAGTACCTACCACACtcgaaaataaatcttgaaactGTGAAACTGTCACTACTTTTGGTATAATCAATTGTAATACTTTTTTGTAAAGTATTCCGCTTTTCTCTTTGCATAGCCAATACATCAATAACATCTTTCATTTTGGAACTGtaaatttatagattattaattttaaattaaaagtattatatctttttatactttattaaaattataacatatagaAACAATTCATACTCCACCGTAgtaattattgcaaaagtcggtttttataaattgtgaaCCGGCACATTATACAAGATCGtgttacaaaaaaattgtataataacttCCAAAcctttttaacattaaattaccTTAATGTTTCAGTACTTGTTGGTTCTGTTGGATTCattctgataatattttaatcgagacccttttataaaatattaaatctattttctTACAGGTTACgacaacaatatttattttccttacACCGAGTGGAGGGCACGCGCCGGTATTACCAACATCACCTAATGTTATTTCtctaaacatttaaaattggaataccaactttaaaatatctacatataaattgtcaaatttcTCCAGAATCGTActttatacaaatttgaataacatatgtttcttcttaatataataatcggCATGTATagaaattgcattaaaattcaGCCTTTATGCAATATGCATATATCTAAATATGTAATTAGATTACATAATATAgtagttaaaaaatgtaaactcATCGCTTATAAATAAGAAGTCgctattaattatacttagCGTAAAAATGCCTttgaaaggattaaaaattttagaattagCTGGTCTGGCACCAGGCCCGTTTTGTGGGATGATATTAGCTGAGTTTGGTGCAACAGTTATTAAAGTAGACAAGGTATAAGAAATGTGAGATTATtctttactttaaattaaacagatattttaattcgtttatatTAAGTATCATcataagttttatttgaaataaattttttatataataatcgtaggatttcgtttttatgttctctataatattacaatagtaaTTTATCATTTGTTATCTACAGGCTAATGCACCTGTGGTAATTCCTGATTGTCTTAGCCATGGAAAAAGATCAATCGCATTGAATTTAAAACATGAGAAGggtattcaaatatttaaaaaattgagcaATCAATCTGATGTAATTATAGATCCATATAGACCTGGTTagtattttctaatattcattatataccTTCTACTACATCTGTTTTCATAaggtacaaaaattaataattggttTATTAGGTGTAATGGAGAAACTAAAACTGGGTCCGCAAGatcttatgaaaataaataaaagattaatatatGCTAGATTAACAGGATTTGGACAAAAAGGACCATATGCAGATATGGCTGGtcatgatattaattatttaggcTTATCTggtaataaaaagttttatgGGTGCAATGGTttgttttctatattaaattgtattatattagtttcattgaaatctaGGTTTATTGTCTTTACTTGGtcgttttaatgaaaaaccAACACCACCAGTGAATCTTGTTGCTGATTTTGGTGGTGGTGGATTAATTTGTGCTTTTGGAATAGTATTAGCAATATTAGAACGTAACAAAAGTAATGTTGGTCAAGTGATTGATGCATCAATGGTAGATGGATCAGCAT
This window harbors:
- the Snx3 gene encoding sorting nexin 3 isoform X1, which encodes MADTTVDATRRLNVKKQTLDDAYAAPANFLEIDVINPVTHGVGKKRYTDYEVRMRTNLPVFKVKDSTVRRRYSDFEWLRNELERDSKIVVPPLPGKAWKRQMPFRGDDGIFEEDFIEDRRKGLEEFVNKIAGHPLAQNERCLHMFLQEAVIDKNYVPGKIRNT
- the Snx3 gene encoding sorting nexin 3 isoform X2, whose protein sequence is MADTTVDATRRLNVKKQTLDDAYAAPANFLEIDVINPVTHGVGKKRYTDYEVRMRTNLPVFKVKDSTVRRRYSDFEWLRNELERDSKIVVPPLPGKAWKRQMPFRGDDGIFEEDFIEDRRKGLEEFVNNRTSTSSE
- the Koko gene encoding cyclin Q, which produces MNPTEPTSTETLSSKMKDVIDVLAMQREKRNTLQKSITIDYTKSSDSFTVSRFIFECGLKLEAHPLTIATAATLYHRFIKEAAPGGYDNYLIAATCLYLAGKVKDDILKIRDVMNVSYSTLHRGSQPLELGDQYWSMRDAIVQAELLIMRMLKFQVTPVHPHKYMLHYLRSLQAWFGEEEWSKYPVAKTSMALLQDFHHSPAILDYPPNLIAIACINLSLQIYGVVVPLMDECDQQPWFNVFCKDLTRDKLWEIMEKVMAAYDEEPETRDN
- the LOC144474203 gene encoding uncharacterized protein LOC144474203 produces the protein MTTMEEKDKSFSLKKERDEFDILDTDDDNTSLEDINNLLSISLPSLSTNKFQFPIDPNDEFLRLTTKVRAVYYSYLHKCLLTNYILYYNDKDKDISCEQLKKCANQMELHAVRSSLEATLYRQNMLKMISDVKSYTLDKKAYKKLVIFLETPPTKVDVGVQTINSWAELEKIDNIQSICITSNCEELSFEEQKDLPLKGEVDAIDTKEIQKDISDNCNNTASPTVNSTCCNELEQNTFKIKLDEDLSDTITVKEKVIKEECDIFSCTQDNSNTQMLNNPSNIQNEDEHSQDSLLQHMEDMFCDSDDSSDLMTLIEKHSGVSKANVDKEINKICLETESFFPLNSNDSICIPESNDSTKFNVKSNNVKPSNVNTGRYSFSYYKEMKNREANKLLGVENDTPETKQKRKMHSIWFVERVYQVSKLKTKMTELSLTNYRKHRRIREKFIELFGESDDEDMMPDSPICIEEHLTACKERIAPWIVKHLMPFYKKRRIKNRQLFKIVAKHIADMLIIENTFPEQDCVSKYIETYFKNKKFIRTKQDVYL